The Leptospira koniambonensis sequence TTAAAATTTTGGAACAAGTTCTCTAATTCTTTATGTAAAAAGTTTCGAATTAGATTGAATAGTTTCCTAAAAAAGGAAATCTTGCCCGCATCGAAGAGAATTTTTAAACATGTCATTCAGCAGATACAAAGGCAAAAAAGTATTTATAACAGGTGGTTCCGCGGGCATAGGCAAAGGAATTGCGATCCAATTAGCAAAGGCAGGAGCAAGTGTAATCGTTTCTGCCAGAGGAAAATCTAACTTAGAAAAGACTGTCCAAGAGTTAAAGTCTGTAGGAGCTCCAACAGCTGTTTTTGGATTCGCAGTTTTGGATGTTTCTGATAAAAAAGCCCTCGAAAAAGAGGCCAAAAAGGCAATCGAGACTTTAGGTGGATTAGACCTTTTAATCTGTAGCAGTGGTTTTGCTAAGGCCGGAGAAGCTTCCGACCTTGATGACGAAGTTTATAGAAATCTAATGGATGTAAACTTTTTCGGTCATGTAAACAGCGCACTCGCATTTAGTGATCATTTTTCCAAACAAAAAAGCGGAGAGATTGTATTCTTAGCCTCCACTCTTGCATTTTTTTCTATCTATGGATACGGAGCTTATTCTGCGAGTAAGTTTGCGATCGTAGGTTTTGCTCAAGGTTTCCGCCAAGAGATGATGCTTCATGGAGTTAAGGTAAAATTATTCCTTCCTCCTACAACTGACACTCCTGGTTTAGAAAAAGAAAATACTGATAAACCTGAATTGAGTAAAGAGATCGAAATGGGTTCCGCGTTAAATAGAGTTCATGCAATCGATTCAGTAGCAAAGGCAATCCTAAAATGGATCCCAAACAATAAGTTCATTGGATACACAGGTTGGGATTCTTGGCTTCAATATTTTCTATTTAGACATTTTCCTGAATTCAGTATCAGACTTACTGATTCTGAATTAAAAGCTGCCCAGTCCAGGCTGGATAAGAAAAAACAAAAAGTATAACTGCAGTCTTTTAAGGAAACTCTATGAAACCTATTCGTAAAGATTGGAAGGTAGAAGCGGGGTCTAGAGAATTTTGCTCGATCGAAAATAAAATACTATACAAAATCACTCACCTAAATAGATCCTGAAATCTCAGACTATTTTTGTAGGAACATAGATGTCCACATCTATGGGAAGACGGTGCAATTCCGTCACGGTACCCGCCGCTGTAAGAGGGACAAAAGGCACAAGATGTCACTGGGTTGTAAAACCTGGGAAGACGTGCTGAGTAGGATGATCTCGAGTCAGAAAACGCCTTACAAAAATCCTGAAGCTACGTGATCCAGTCTCGGATGTAAGACAATCGCGTAACTAAACTCAAAATTTTTTGTTCATACGATGCTTTGGCGCGATCTTTCGTGTCTTACTATCGCTTATATCTTGTTAGGTGAAGATCTCTTAGGAGGGATTTTTATGCGCTCGATTTCCGTTTCGAAGGATTTTTTGGGAGCCAGATTATGGCTTAGTGGTTCCTTTCTAGTTTTGGTTGGGTTTCTTGCTTTCTCTACAATCTATGCAGTAGGCCTGGAACCTATGGTGTATTTGCACGATACATTTCATGATATAAGACATTCTACCGGTTTTCCATGCCATTAAGATCAGATCTTTCTGATCTTTTACGGGCCGGGATATTTTCCGGTCTGGTGTCTGGCCTTGTTTTAGGGATCTTGGTTTGCGCTTGGAATCTTCCTCTCATATTAGAAGCAGAGAAGTTCGAATCCAAATCAGCATCAGAAAATTCTAATGCTGGACATACGCATGTTCACTCTCACTCCCATGGAGAAGGTCATTCTCACACAAAAGAACAATCTAATCCCACTGAAGTAGCCGAGAAAGATAGTCTTTGGCAAAAAAGAAACTTAGGAACATTTATTGGTTCTGTTCTACTCGGGATTTCTTTTGGGGTTTTAGTTTCCGTTTGGATGGTCTTATTCCCTCCATTTGGATTTTTGGAAAACCCTTCAATCTCCAAGGCGATTTTCCTAAGCTTCTTATTTACCATCGGTGGATTTCTAATATTTTTCGGGATCCCATTTGTAGGACTTCCTCCTGAATTACCAGGAAGAGCATCCGGGGCTTATGATTATCTAGAAAGGCAGGCTTGGTGGTATCTTTGTGTCGGTTCCAGCTTAGTTGGTGTTTTAGGATCTAAAGTCCTTCTAACTTATTTAAATCTTCATAGATTACTAAAATGGGCATTCGTTTTAGTAACGGTATTATTCTTTGTAGGACTTCCATTTTATATTGGTGTGCCTGAAATTTCAGAAGATTTTGCTGCTCCCAAAGAGTTAAGAAACCAATTCGAATATGTGACCTTACTCACAAATTTGATCTTCTGGTATTTATTATCCTCTTTATTTTTTCTATTCTGGAAGCCAAAGCAGGTATTAGGATTCAAATGAAACCTAAAATTGCAGTTCTGGTGCTGGGTCACGGCAGTAGAGAAACAAATTCCAATCTAGAATTCGTTTCATTGGTAGAAGCATATTCATGCACTCGGCCTGATCTAAAAATTTCCTACGCTTATGTAGAACTTGCAAAACCCGATCTGGAAACTGCGCTCAGAGATCTTAGTGAAGAGTATTCAAATATTATAATATTTCCTTTGTTTCTATACACATCTGGTCATATTAAAAATGATATTCCGGTCGTGTTGGACAGAATTAAATCGGAGTTCCCGGATCATTCTTATAAGATAGCAAATAGTTTAGGTATCCATTCTAAAATGGTATCTTTGCTTAGGAAACGTGCAGAAGAGTTTTCACCTTTAAACAAAGAGCAATCCTCTAAGACAGGCGTGATCATAGTAAACAGAGGTTCCTCTGATCCGGATGCAAACGGTGACTTTTATAAAACAGTTCGTTTATTCCAAGAAGGAAATCATTTCTCCTTTGTTCTTCCTTCCTTTATAGGGATCACCAGCCCTCTTCTTCCAGACACTTTGGAGATGGCTTCCAAATTAAGACCGGAAAAACTTCTGGTGGTCCCCTACTTTTTATTCGGCGGATTATTGATCCAAAAAATTTCCTCCTTGGTCCAAAACTTTTCTGAAAAATTTCCTTGGATCAAAACAGAACTCACCTCTTATCTTGGACCCGATCCAGAACTATTTTTAGTCATAGATGAAAGGATACAAGATTGTATCTCCGGAAAATTCTCCCTTCCTTGTGATACTTGTGAATACAGAGCACAACTTCCTGGCCTTTCTAAAAAAGTAGGAGGATTGAAGGCTCTCCTATGGAGTATCCGTCATCTGGAAACTCATAACCAAGCAGCACCTCATCTATTCCCTCATCGTAATTTACAAAAGCATATATTTGTTTGCGATAATATAGATTGCGCAAGCAAAGGAAGTTCTGCCTTAGTCGCTCGAATGAGATCTATTTTAAAATTACAAGGAAGACATTTGGATTTCAAAATTTCTCGCTCTTCCTGTATGGGGAGATGCGGAGAAGGTCCAGTAGTTGTAGTCTATCCGGACGGAGTTTGGTACCAAAAAGTAAATGTCGAAGATGCAGAAGACCTCGTTTCGGAACATCTTCTTCAAGATAGACTCGTTTCTCGTTTAGTAGATAATATTATGCAATAGGAATATAGTATGGCATGTCATGAAATTGCAGCTTTAAGATTAGGAATGATGAATGTTCTTGGTATCAAGGATGAATCAGTTATCCAACATGAAAAAAATGAAATAGGAACAGAAGCACTCTCTTCTCCAGGACCGATCCAG is a genomic window containing:
- a CDS encoding SDR family NAD(P)-dependent oxidoreductase; the protein is MSFSRYKGKKVFITGGSAGIGKGIAIQLAKAGASVIVSARGKSNLEKTVQELKSVGAPTAVFGFAVLDVSDKKALEKEAKKAIETLGGLDLLICSSGFAKAGEASDLDDEVYRNLMDVNFFGHVNSALAFSDHFSKQKSGEIVFLASTLAFFSIYGYGAYSASKFAIVGFAQGFRQEMMLHGVKVKLFLPPTTDTPGLEKENTDKPELSKEIEMGSALNRVHAIDSVAKAILKWIPNNKFIGYTGWDSWLQYFLFRHFPEFSIRLTDSELKAAQSRLDKKKQKV
- a CDS encoding CbtB domain-containing protein yields the protein MRSISVSKDFLGARLWLSGSFLVLVGFLAFSTIYAVGLEPMVYLHDTFHDIRHSTGFPCH
- a CDS encoding CbtA family protein, whose protein sequence is MPLRSDLSDLLRAGIFSGLVSGLVLGILVCAWNLPLILEAEKFESKSASENSNAGHTHVHSHSHGEGHSHTKEQSNPTEVAEKDSLWQKRNLGTFIGSVLLGISFGVLVSVWMVLFPPFGFLENPSISKAIFLSFLFTIGGFLIFFGIPFVGLPPELPGRASGAYDYLERQAWWYLCVGSSLVGVLGSKVLLTYLNLHRLLKWAFVLVTVLFFVGLPFYIGVPEISEDFAAPKELRNQFEYVTLLTNLIFWYLLSSLFFLFWKPKQVLGFK
- a CDS encoding CbiX/SirB N-terminal domain-containing protein, coding for MKPKIAVLVLGHGSRETNSNLEFVSLVEAYSCTRPDLKISYAYVELAKPDLETALRDLSEEYSNIIIFPLFLYTSGHIKNDIPVVLDRIKSEFPDHSYKIANSLGIHSKMVSLLRKRAEEFSPLNKEQSSKTGVIIVNRGSSDPDANGDFYKTVRLFQEGNHFSFVLPSFIGITSPLLPDTLEMASKLRPEKLLVVPYFLFGGLLIQKISSLVQNFSEKFPWIKTELTSYLGPDPELFLVIDERIQDCISGKFSLPCDTCEYRAQLPGLSKKVGGLKALLWSIRHLETHNQAAPHLFPHRNLQKHIFVCDNIDCASKGSSALVARMRSILKLQGRHLDFKISRSSCMGRCGEGPVVVVYPDGVWYQKVNVEDAEDLVSEHLLQDRLVSRLVDNIMQ